In Candidatus Cetobacterium colombiensis, the DNA window CTAAACCACTTTTATTACTATTTCCAACAACAAAATCGATTTCTTCAATTTCTAATAATTCTTTAGAATTTGTTTGAGCATAACACCCAGTTACTATAACTATTGATTCTGGATTCATTTTTTTAGCTCTTCTTAAGACATTTCTTGTTTTCTTATCTGCAACACTTGTTACTGTACACGAATTTACAATATAAATATCCGATTCATTTTCAAAATTTTCTTCTTCGTAACCTATGTTTATTAATTGATTTTTGATACTTTCACTTTCATACTGATTAACTTTACATCCTAAAGTATAAAAAGCCACTTTTTTATTTTTAAAATTCATTTACTAATATTCCTCCTACTATAATCGAGGCTGTTTCAGCTCTTAATATTCTTTTACCAAGAGAAACTGGAGTAACTCCATTTTCTTTTAAGAACTCTATCTCCTCTTTTTCAAATCCCCCCTCTGGACCAATTATATATAAAACCCTTTTAGGTTTATTCTCTATTTTTTTCAAAATATTTTTTAAAGAATTTTCCTCTTCACACTCATATGGAACTAAAGCTAAATCATAATCTTTAAAATTTATATTTGAAAGCTTTTGAGGTTCACCTATTTCTACTAACTTTACAGCTTGACACTGCTTTGTTGCTTCTTTTACAATTAAATCCCACTTATCTTTCTTTTCTGTAAGTTTAGCAACACCTCTCTTAGTTAAAAGGGGCGTTATTTTCGATACTCCTATTTCTGTAAGTTTTTGTATTGTTAAATCCATTTTATCATTTTTCAAAATTCCAATAGCTGCTTCTATATATACTGGTGAAGAAAATCTATCCTCATTTTTTTCTAATATTTTTGCTTCAATTATTTTTTTTTCCACAGATAGTATTTCACAAATATACTCAAATTCACCATCAACAGCCCTTATAGTTTCACCAACTTTTACTCTAAAAGCATTTTTTAAATGATTAATATCATTTTTATCAACTATTTCTATAATTTCATTTGCTATATTGTCTTTAGATATTATAACACTTATCATTATAAACTCCTATATCATATCCTTATTTTTTATTAACTCTGCCAGAGTTGTATCCTCTAAAATTTTAGTCATTGCTATATCCAATTTACTCCATATACAAGTTGTCGAACATTCATCATCTACACATGAGCAATTTTTTGTTTTATTATTTTCATTACAATCAATAACTTTAACTTCATCATCTAAAATTTTGTAAAGTTCATGTAATGTTATATCTTCAGGCTGCATTGAAAGTTTGTAACCTCCATTTGGTCCCCTTTTTCCTTGAATTATATTTTCATTTTTTAATTTAAATAAAATTTGTTCTAAATATTGTACAGAAATATCTTCTGATTCAGATATTTCTTTTATACGAGCTAAGTTTCCTTTTTGAGACGCTTCTGCTATATAAACTAATGCTTTTACGCCATATCTAACTTTTGTACTTATTTTCATCCTCTTACTCCTTTATCTCAAAATGATTATAAGCTTTTTCTGTAACCATTCTACCACGACTAGTTCTTTTTATATAACCAATTTTAACTAAATAAGGTTCATAAACTTCCTCTATTGTTCTTCTATCTTCACCTAACATAAGAGCTAAAGTTTCTACTCCAACTGGTCCACCACCATAGTTATCAATTATAGATCTTATTATATCTCTATCTAATTCATCTAAACCGTGTTTATCAACACCTAAAATGTTTAAAGCCTTTACAGTACTACTTAAATTTATAACTCCATTACCTCTAATTTCACAATAGTCTCTAACTCTTTTTAAAAGTCTATTTGCTATTCTTGGAGTTCCTCTACTTCTAAGAGCTATTTCTTTTGCTCCCTCTTCTTCAACTTTTACTCCTAAAAGAGCTCCTCCTCTTTTCACAATTCCTTCTAGTTCATCTTCTTTGTAGTAATCCATTCTATGAACTACTCCAAATCTATCTCTTAAAGGCGAACTTAAAAGTCCTGCTCTAGTAGTTGCCCCTATTAAAGTAAACGGTGGTAATTCAATTCTTATAGATCTAGCCGAAGGGCCTTTTCCTATTATTATATCCAATTCACCATCTTCCATTGCAGGATATAGTATTTCCTCAACTGAAGTATTTAATCTGTGAATTTCATCAATAAATAATATATCATTTTCTTCTAAAGATGTTAAAATAGCTGCTAAATCGCCTGCTTTATCTAATATCGGACCTGAAGTTATTTTTAAGTTAACACCCATTTCTGTTGCGATTACACCAGCTAAAGTTGTTTTCCCTAATCCAGGAGGACCATATAATAGAATGTGATCTATACAACCTCCTCTTCTTTTTGCTGCTTCTATAAAAATTTCCATTTTTTCTTTTAGAGATTCTTGGCCGATATATTCTGATAGGCGTTTGGGTCTTAGACTTTTCTGAACCTCTCCTTCAAACTCTAATTCTTCATTAGAAACTATTCTATTCATTTTATTTCTCCTTAAACTAGTACCGTTATTATGAATTGTACAATACCGATAACTCCACCTAAAACTGCTCCAATCAATTCAATATGCTTCAACTCTTTTTTAGCTAAAGAAAACGTTATTCTTTCTAGCTCTTCTAAAGAAAATGCATCTACTTTTTCAACTATAATTTCTTTAAAATCAACATTTTTTTCTAAAGTTTCAAATAACATGGAAATTATTTGATCTTTATTTTCCATTATAGATCCTTTTATAGCTTCTTTTATCTTTTTTAACGCTGACTCATTTAAAAACATAGCTAACATAGGAAACTTTGTAGTTATTTCTGTTGCAAGTTTTTTTTCTAAAATATTATCAATTACTCTTTCCATTTCTACATCTAAATTAGCTTTTTCTAATTTTTTTGTTATATCTTCCATTGAAATTAATTCTTTTTGAATAGTATCAGCTAAAGTTAAACCAATCTCATGTCTTCTTTTAGGAATCAATCCTTGAATTTTAAAAAAACCTAAATTTATTTCTTCATATGGCTTAAATAACATTTTTATTGCAATATAGTTTGTAACCCATCCAATCATTGAACCAATAACAATTAAAAGTATCGCTTTTACTAACATTTCCTCACCTTTTCAATTCTTTATCTGTTTTATAAATTATTATTTATTATACCATTTTATATTTATATCTCCAATACATTTTTTGTCCTTTTACTCTAGAAAATTCAATGTTTTTCAATTTTTTCTTGCATTATTTTTCCCTTGTGTTACAACACTTCAATTTAATATTCTTTAAAAGATTGTGAATTTAAATTAAATCCTATTAAAATTAAAAAAAGGAGAAATTTTACTTTCTCCTTTTTTAATTAAATTTATTTTGCGTACTCTACAGCTCTTGTTTCTCTTAAAATAGTAACTTTTATTTGACCTGGATACTGCATTGTTTCTTCTATTCTCTTAGCTATATCTCTTGCCATTTTTGTAGCAGCATCATCAGATACAACTTCTGGATTAATTATAATTCTTATTTCTCTTCCAGCTTGAATTGCATAAGAAGATTCAACTCCCTCAAATGATGTTGCAATCTCTTCTAATCCTTCAAGTCTCTTTAAGTATGTTGATAAAGTTTCTCTTCTTGCCCCAGGTCTAGATGCTGATATTGCATCAGATGCTTGAACTAGAATAGCTTCAACACTTTCAAATTCAACTTCATTATGGTGAGCCATAACTGCATTTACTACAGCTGGTTTCTCTCCAAATTTCTTTAAAAATTCTCCACCTATTATAGCGTGAGATGCTTCAATATCATGATCTAAAACTTTTCCAACGTCGTGTAAAAGTCCAGCTCTTTTAGCAAGTTTTGTATCTGCTCCTAACTCTGCTGCTAAGTTAGCTGCTAATTTTGCTACCTCTATCGAGTGAGTTAATACATTTTGTCCATAACTTGTTCTATACTTTAATTTTCCTAAAGTTTTGATTATTTCCATATGCATTCCTGGAATTCCAAGTTCTAATAATGCTTGCTCTCCAGCTTCCACTATATCTTTATCTATTTCTTTTCTAGATTTATTTACTACTTCTTCAATTTTCCCTGGATGGATTCTTCCATCGTTTATTAATTTTTCTATAGCTCTTCTAGCTACTTCTCTTTTTACTCCATCAAAACTAGATAAAACAACAGCCTCTGGCGTATCATCAATAATTATATCAACACCTGTTAAAGCTTCAATTGTTCTTATATTTCTTCCTTCTCTTCCAATTATTCTACCCTTCATTTCATCGTTTGGTAGATTTACAACTGAAACTGTTGCATCTGCTACAAATTCAGACGAAGCTTTTCCAATTGCTGTTGATAAAATTCTTTTTGAAATTCTATCTTTTTCATCTTCTAATTTATTCTCATACTCTCTTATTGCTAAAGCTGTTTCGTGTACTAAATCATCTTTTAACTTAGAAATAAGCATATCCTTAGCTTCATTTTTTGTCATTTCAGAAATCTTTTCTAATGTTTCTTCTTGAACCTTTTTCAAATCTTCTATTTCTACCTTTTTATTTTCTAAAGCTTGATTTACTTCCTCTAATTCAACTGCTCTAGTTTCTACCTTTTCTATTTTTAACTCTAATGTTTCCTCTTTTTTAGCCAGTCTACCTTCTTTTTGTAAAAGTTCATTTTTAGCAATTTTTATCTCTTTTTCTGCTTCCTCTTTCATTTGGTAAACTGTTTCTTTTGCTTTTAACTCAATCTCTTTACTTTTAGCTAAAGATTCTTTTTCTGCTCTTTCTAACATCTCTTTTGCTTTTATTTTTGCTTTTAACTTTTCATCTTCTAAGTTATTAAGCTCCTCTATTTTCTTATCTATAGTAGATTTTTTATACATAATACTGAATATTATTGCAAACCCAACTATAGCTAATCCAACTCCTAATATTAAGTTCATAGTCTCTCCTTTTTTGTGTATTATCTAAAACTAGCGATTGCTTCCTCTTCAGTTGCATAAATATCAAATAATTCATCTAATCCAATCATTTCAAATATAGTCTTTATATGATCATTTAATCCAACTAACTTTATATCTCCACCTAAATCTCTTACAACTCTTAATTTTCCTCTTAAAATTCCCATTGCTAAACTGTTTATATGAACTAGCTCTGAAAAGTCTATAACAAATTTATTTATATCAAGTTCGATTTGCTTAGATATTCTTTCTTTTAATTTAGGTGCTACTAATGCATCTAATTCCCCACATACCTTAATTACTCTTATATCATCCACTGTTTTCTCAATTATTTCAAAATTTGTAGTCATCTTAAATTTCCTCCTTAACTTTCTTTTCAACTTTTATTTTTGTTCCATTGATTTTTTTCTCAACTTTAAAATTATCTGCCATAGCTTTTGCTAAAAAAAGTCCCATTCCACCTTCATCTTTACTAATTTTAGATTCATCAAATCCAACACCATTATCCTCAACCACTAAATGGATAACATCATTATTTTTTTGAAGTTCTATAATTATATCACCAGATTTATACTCATAGCCATGTTCAATCACATTTGTAGCTAATTCATCAACAATAGATAAAATTTTCATTATATCTTTTTGCTCAACTTTTTGATGCTCTAAATATGTTTTTGTCATAGCTCTAATGATAGAAAGATTTTTTAAAGAGGATGGAACATACAGCTTTATTTCATTCTGCATTTTTTCACCTTCTCTCTGTAAATTTGGTTATTTTCCAATCACCATTTAAATATTTGTATTCTACATTAAAATAAAAAACTTCTTCACCAAATCTTAAACCAATAGTATTCTTTCCTATATTTTTTAAAATTTCAGGCTTTGTAAAGTAGAATTTAACTTTAGACAAATCGTATTCCGAAAGTTTATTTATTGCATATCTCTCTGTTATAGAGACATCTAAGCTTTCTTTTAGTCTTGTCAAACTATTCATTTGTAAATCATTTTGAATAAGCTCCAATTTAGAGATTAACTTTTTATCTACATCTAGTAAATTTTCATTATAACCTTTGTCCAAACTTGAACAAGAAGCAGTCAAAATAATTAAAAATACAACATAAATCTTCTTTATCATCCAACACTTCCTTTTAAAGCTTTTCTGTACAATAATACCATACGAATACCTTTTTATCAAGACTATTATTTTGAGTTTTTTTTTGAAACATCTGTATAATCAAAGGTTTATAAAGTCTTAAATCTTTCTAAAATATCTGAAAAAATTTCATCTTGGGACATTTTTTCTAAATCGTACCAAATATAGTCATGGTCATTTTTAAACCATGTAAATTGTCTTTTCGCGTAGTTTCTAGAATTTTTCTTTATTAATTCAATAGCTTCATCTAAACTTATTTCATTATTTAAATAAGAAATAATTTCAGAATAGCCAATTATATTTATTTTTTTTAAATTTTCCCCATATTTTTCATATAAAAATTTAACCTCTTCTAAAAGTCCATTTTCCATCATTATATCAACCCTTAGATTTATTCTATCATATAAGTTTGTTCTATCTCTTTCTAGTGCAACTTTTAAAAATTTAAAGTTATTACCTTTTATATTTTTTTTAGATAATACTGAAAACTTTTCACCTGTTTGATAAAAAACTTCTACCGCTCTTTCAACTCTTCTTTTATTATTTGGATGAATTGCTTCAGCGCTCTCTGGGTCTACCTCTTTTAATATATTAAAAAGTTCTTCTCCATCTTGTTTCATTAATTTTTCTCTAATAATTAAATCACTCTCTGGAAGAGCGGATAATCCCCTAACTACTGAATCTATATAAAGGCCTGTTCCGCCAACTAACAAAACATTCTTTTCTTCTATTTTATTCAATATTTCATCAACTGTTCTTTGATAGTCGCCAACACTATACTTTTTTATAGGCTCTACTATATCTAACATATGATGAGTAACCCCATTCATTTCTTCTTCGGTTACTTTAGCTGTTCCAACATCCATACCTTTATATACTTGAGCTGAATCTGCAGAAATTATATCTGCATTTAAAGCTTTTGCCAATTTTATTGATAACTCTGTTTTTCCTACTCCAGTTGGTCCTGCTATAACTATCCCCTTCAATCTCTTCACTCCTTATATTTTAATAAAAAAGCTGAACCTAATGGCTCAGCTTAATAATAACTCTAATTATTCAACAAAGTCAAATTCTGTATCAGCAATTCTTACCGTGTCTCCATCTTCAACACCAGCATCTTTTAAAGCATCTTCTAGCCCTAAATTTCTAAGCATATGTAAGAATGTTACAACTGATTCATCATCATGAGTTATAATATACTTAGCTAAAACTCCATCAACAATCGAACCATCAACTACAAATACTCCATCTTCATCTTGTGTTACAACAAATGGCTCTTTTCTAATTTTATTAGCTTTTATTATATCAATGATATCAGCTTCTTCTTCTAGTTCTTCTCTCTCTGTTTCTTGTAAAACATGCCAAGTTCTATTTAGAACCTCTTTTAATCCATCACCTAATATAACTGATACTGGAAAAACTTCATTCCCTTGAGATTCTACAGCTTTTTTAAACTCTTCGTATTTATCCATATCCCAGATTAAATCCATTTTATTTGCTAAAACAATTTGTTTTTTAGTTGCTAATTTTTGACTAAATTTTGTTAACTCATTATTTATTCTTTCATAATCTTCAATTGGATCTCTACCTTCAATACCCGCAACATCTACAATATGATAAATCATTTTACATCTTTCTATATGCTTTAAAAATTTATCTCCTAATCCTACTCCTTCATGAGCTCCTTCAATTAATCCTGGGATATCAGCTACAACAAACGAT includes these proteins:
- a CDS encoding RrF2 family transcriptional regulator; amino-acid sequence: MKISTKVRYGVKALVYIAEASQKGNLARIKEISESEDISVQYLEQILFKLKNENIIQGKRGPNGGYKLSMQPEDITLHELYKILDDEVKVIDCNENNKTKNCSCVDDECSTTCIWSKLDIAMTKILEDTTLAELIKNKDMI
- the miaA gene encoding tRNA (adenosine(37)-N6)-dimethylallyltransferase MiaA codes for the protein MKGIVIAGPTGVGKTELSIKLAKALNADIISADSAQVYKGMDVGTAKVTEEEMNGVTHHMLDIVEPIKKYSVGDYQRTVDEILNKIEEKNVLLVGGTGLYIDSVVRGLSALPESDLIIREKLMKQDGEELFNILKEVDPESAEAIHPNNKRRVERAVEVFYQTGEKFSVLSKKNIKGNNFKFLKVALERDRTNLYDRINLRVDIMMENGLLEEVKFLYEKYGENLKKINIIGYSEIISYLNNEISLDEAIELIKKNSRNYAKRQFTWFKNDHDYIWYDLEKMSQDEIFSDILERFKTL
- a CDS encoding ATP-binding protein codes for the protein MQNEIKLYVPSSLKNLSIIRAMTKTYLEHQKVEQKDIMKILSIVDELATNVIEHGYEYKSGDIIIELQKNNDVIHLVVEDNGVGFDESKISKDEGGMGLFLAKAMADNFKVEKKINGTKIKVEKKVKEEI
- the ruvB gene encoding Holliday junction branch migration DNA helicase RuvB — its product is MNRIVSNEELEFEGEVQKSLRPKRLSEYIGQESLKEKMEIFIEAAKRRGGCIDHILLYGPPGLGKTTLAGVIATEMGVNLKITSGPILDKAGDLAAILTSLEENDILFIDEIHRLNTSVEEILYPAMEDGELDIIIGKGPSARSIRIELPPFTLIGATTRAGLLSSPLRDRFGVVHRMDYYKEDELEGIVKRGGALLGVKVEEEGAKEIALRSRGTPRIANRLLKRVRDYCEIRGNGVINLSSTVKALNILGVDKHGLDELDRDIIRSIIDNYGGGPVGVETLALMLGEDRRTIEEVYEPYLVKIGYIKRTSRGRMVTEKAYNHFEIKE
- a CDS encoding STAS domain-containing protein, with the protein product MTTNFEIIEKTVDDIRVIKVCGELDALVAPKLKERISKQIELDINKFVIDFSELVHINSLAMGILRGKLRVVRDLGGDIKLVGLNDHIKTIFEMIGLDELFDIYATEEEAIASFR
- a CDS encoding DUF445 domain-containing protein — encoded protein: MLVKAILLIVIGSMIGWVTNYIAIKMLFKPYEEINLGFFKIQGLIPKRRHEIGLTLADTIQKELISMEDITKKLEKANLDVEMERVIDNILEKKLATEITTKFPMLAMFLNESALKKIKEAIKGSIMENKDQIISMLFETLEKNVDFKEIIVEKVDAFSLEELERITFSLAKKELKHIELIGAVLGGVIGIVQFIITVLV
- the obgE gene encoding GTPase ObgE, whose amino-acid sequence is MFIDEVIITVKAGNGGDGAATFRREKCIQFGGPDGGDGGRGGDLVFVADSNINTLIDFKYKKLFQAGNGENGAKKNMFGKFGENLVIKVPIGTQVRDMETGKLLLDMSIPGEERVLLRGGRGGLGNTNFKNSIRRTPTMAGKGKEGVELRVKLELKLLADVALVGYPSVGKSSLINKISAAKSKVGNYHFTTLEPKLGVVRLGEGRSFVVADIPGLIEGAHEGVGLGDKFLKHIERCKMIYHIVDVAGIEGRDPIEDYERINNELTKFSQKLATKKQIVLANKMDLIWDMDKYEEFKKAVESQGNEVFPVSVILGDGLKEVLNRTWHVLQETEREELEEEADIIDIIKANKIRKEPFVVTQDEDGVFVVDGSIVDGVLAKYIITHDDESVVTFLHMLRNLGLEDALKDAGVEDGDTVRIADTEFDFVE
- a CDS encoding RsmE family RNA methyltransferase, coding for MISVIISKDNIANEIIEIVDKNDINHLKNAFRVKVGETIRAVDGEFEYICEILSVEKKIIEAKILEKNEDRFSSPVYIEAAIGILKNDKMDLTIQKLTEIGVSKITPLLTKRGVAKLTEKKDKWDLIVKEATKQCQAVKLVEIGEPQKLSNINFKDYDLALVPYECEEENSLKNILKKIENKPKRVLYIIGPEGGFEKEEIEFLKENGVTPVSLGKRILRAETASIIVGGILVNEF
- the rny gene encoding ribonuclease Y translates to MNLILGVGLAIVGFAIIFSIMYKKSTIDKKIEELNNLEDEKLKAKIKAKEMLERAEKESLAKSKEIELKAKETVYQMKEEAEKEIKIAKNELLQKEGRLAKKEETLELKIEKVETRAVELEEVNQALENKKVEIEDLKKVQEETLEKISEMTKNEAKDMLISKLKDDLVHETALAIREYENKLEDEKDRISKRILSTAIGKASSEFVADATVSVVNLPNDEMKGRIIGREGRNIRTIEALTGVDIIIDDTPEAVVLSSFDGVKREVARRAIEKLINDGRIHPGKIEEVVNKSRKEIDKDIVEAGEQALLELGIPGMHMEIIKTLGKLKYRTSYGQNVLTHSIEVAKLAANLAAELGADTKLAKRAGLLHDVGKVLDHDIEASHAIIGGEFLKKFGEKPAVVNAVMAHHNEVEFESVEAILVQASDAISASRPGARRETLSTYLKRLEGLEEIATSFEGVESSYAIQAGREIRIIINPEVVSDDAATKMARDIAKRIEETMQYPGQIKVTILRETRAVEYAK